A single window of Methylobacterium nodulans ORS 2060 DNA harbors:
- a CDS encoding YdcH family protein codes for MSHVPHELTDEFPGQADRIRALKLADGRFAALVERYHAVNRAVHRMEARIEPVSEETEQGTRRERMRLKDEIARMLDAEPAL; via the coding sequence GTGTCCCATGTTCCGCACGAGTTGACCGACGAGTTCCCCGGCCAAGCCGACCGCATCCGCGCGCTCAAGCTCGCGGACGGCCGCTTCGCCGCGCTGGTCGAACGCTACCACGCGGTGAACCGCGCCGTGCATCGGATGGAGGCCCGGATCGAGCCGGTCTCGGAGGAGACGGAGCAGGGCACGCGGCGCGAGCGCATGCGCCTCAAGGACGAGATCGCGCGGATGCTCGATGCCGAGCCGGCCCTCTGA